In a genomic window of Salvelinus fontinalis isolate EN_2023a chromosome 7, ASM2944872v1, whole genome shotgun sequence:
- the LOC129859742 gene encoding programmed cell death protein 10-B-like — MTMEEMRIETETNSMVSMTLYAVMYPVFNELERINLSAAQTLRAAFIKAERENPGLTQDIIMKILEKKNVQINYTESLLRMAADDVEEFLVDRPEQEFQDLNEKSRALKHILSKIPDEINDRVRFLQTIKDIASAIKELLDTVNNVFKKYHYQNRRALEHQKKEFVKYSKSFSDTLKTYFKDGKAINVFISANRLIHQTNLILQTFKTVI, encoded by the exons ATGACCATGGAAGAGATGAGGATTGAAACCGAGACAAACTCCATGGTCTCCATGACGCTATACGCTGTCATGTACCCAGTTTTTAATGAG CTGGAGAGGATCAACTTGTCAGCTGCCCAGACTCTGAGAGCAGCCTTTATCAAG GCGGAGAGGGAGAACCCAGGCCTAACTCAGGACATCATAATGAAAATTCTGGAGAAGAAAAATGTTCAGATAAACTACACAGAGTCTCTGCTGCGCATGGCTGCAGATGacgtggaag agttcTTAGTGGACAGGCCAGAGCAGGAGTTCCAGGACCTAAATGAGAAATCCAGAGCTCTGAAACACATCCTCAGTAAGATACCTGACGAGATCAACGACAGGGTACGCTTCCTACAGACAATTAA AGACATCGCCAGTGCTATAAAGGAGCTCCTGGATACAGTCAATAACGTCTTTAAGAAATACCACTACCAGAACCGCAGG GCTCTTGAGCACCAGAAGAAGGAGTTTGTCAAATATTCCAAAAGCTTCAGCGACACTCTCAAAACATACTTCAAAGATGGAAA GGCGATCAACGTGTTCATCAGTGCGAACAGACTGATCCACCAAACCAACCTCATTCTGCAGACCTTCAAGACCGTCATATAG